The Leptospira venezuelensis genome contains a region encoding:
- a CDS encoding protein kinase domain-containing protein, with translation MIVTGFELKERLNAESASEVYKAVRKEDNRSVIIKFLPVLDELHPSVVNLRNEFEILNLLSSGYFVKPIKFEKLQDGFALFMDFVPGGSLKDFISKKPMTLSDFFPIAIQLAERLSEIHSKKIIHKDLKPENIIFNKDEKQIRIIDFGISTKLNKEETSWSAPNILEGSIHYVSPEQTGRMNRSVDYRSDFYSLGITYYEMLLGKLPFDGDDLLQLVHSHLAKIPASPKEARSEVPTVLSEIIMKLLAKNAEDRYQTARGLQGDLEKAYALWKEKTDFPSFPLAQTDFSTEFKIPQKLYGRDEYIKTLLEEFKSVATNGRSRMVLIGGYSGVGKSSLVKEINKPLTESKGYFISGKFDQYNRNLPFSAIIQVFSSLVELILTESPERIEAWKSKIKKAVGANGKVVTDVIPELEIIIGKQDPVPELGPQENANRFYIVFQNFIKVFASPEHPLAIFLDDMQWADTASLELLKNLMEDVTVNYLFIILAYRDNEVDSSHPFQVLLDTLEKEGLDPYKIVLQPLALKDVRQLLSDSLYISEDKTSELAEIIHSKTGGNPFFIGELLKQLAKEDSVYFDQGSGKPGEGLWKWDIAKIRNTKISDNVVELLVNRIRKLSPKIQETLEMAACIGSSFDLALLTRILETDYKTALGSLQETIAEELIVPIGENYRLAESFEETAANKDKNYQTAKTVTFRFQHDRVQQAAYEIIEEEKKKKIRLQLGRFLIEGADSKQIEDNIFDIANHMNIGSGLITESSEKLKLAQLDLIAGKKAKNSTAYKPALSYIAKARELLFLLPEASQGDDALWNTKYDLCYSIFRELGETQYLTGNFEDSQKTIDTLLKYARSPIEKADACNLLIIQYSALGKFDLALPMIIKALQPLGVDIPEKDHEKVTNEEIEIVNKALEEKTVDSLLDLPLIQKQEQIMAVNLLISAIPTVYNFALSLFPIVSLKMVNLFLKYGNLSDPYGYSMYAILLTSGFQQYRKGYEFAELAIKVSEKYKNPSGITKAANILANYTTPFVRHLKYSEEINHRGIQASLESGEFLHGGYCAMNDAVNVVLQSKNLELVKPKIDGLLKFTRKVKNNLAIDTVLASALVVSNLRGKTSSHLEFSIDDMSEQDYIELCNSHQSPFPVCLFKIMKARTLLSYGESESALKELEESESMLGFISGQIAVEEHAYLYSLAMAANYKLSTQEQKAKFLERIKKNQEKLKLLSTNAPENFEHKFLLVEAELARLEYKNWKAAKTYEQAVQLAGKNEYYNDEALAAELASKFWFSKGSAKIGSQYIAEAYQKYGRWGATKKQELLKAKFPEFIRDKGGRDTFRTTRTIGTLSTRTASATEVYSGQTLDFQSILKSSTAISGEIKLESLLDTLMQISIENVGAEKGVMILRRDGKLFVEAEGSTTDDEIRVLQGIPIQESKNIPISVIYYVERTKEDLVLRNAFADEKFNKDPYIRERKTKSVLCSPIIKQGELIGILYLENNLSEAAFTSDRLQTISILSSQAAISIDNALLYANLESKVAERTKELAQANDDLALKNQHITDSITYSLNIQQAILPSPEVLGSALSDYFVVFRPKDIVSGDFYWFSKQEDTIYIASVDCTGHGVPGALMSMIGNTLLNQIVNEIGITDPGSILEQLHKKVRQALKQDMDQTNSRDGMDLCLLKIEGNNLYFAGAKRPIFIGKGGVLTEIKGDRFSIGGRQKEETRKFTTHSIPLEKGIRTSVYLTTDGFMDQPNPDRQKIGTKGLLNFLSGIEHLSCEEQKERLESFLLAHQNGEAQRDDITLVGVILGGR, from the coding sequence ATGATCGTAACAGGGTTCGAACTAAAAGAAAGACTCAATGCCGAATCTGCGTCCGAAGTTTATAAAGCTGTTCGTAAAGAGGACAATAGGTCCGTCATCATCAAATTTCTTCCTGTTTTGGACGAACTACATCCTTCGGTGGTAAATCTTAGAAATGAATTCGAGATCCTAAATTTACTTTCTTCTGGTTATTTTGTTAAACCTATCAAGTTCGAAAAGTTGCAGGATGGATTTGCACTTTTTATGGACTTCGTGCCTGGAGGTTCCCTAAAGGATTTTATCTCCAAAAAGCCGATGACTCTTTCGGACTTCTTCCCTATTGCTATCCAACTTGCAGAAAGACTAAGTGAGATCCATTCCAAAAAGATCATACACAAAGACTTAAAACCGGAAAACATAATATTCAACAAAGATGAAAAACAAATACGGATCATAGACTTCGGGATTTCCACTAAACTAAATAAGGAAGAAACTTCCTGGTCAGCACCGAATATTTTAGAAGGTTCCATCCATTATGTTTCGCCAGAGCAAACCGGAAGAATGAACCGATCCGTAGATTATAGAAGTGATTTTTACTCTTTAGGAATTACTTACTACGAGATGTTGCTCGGGAAACTTCCATTTGATGGGGATGACCTTTTACAATTAGTACATTCTCATTTAGCTAAGATCCCAGCTTCTCCAAAAGAAGCAAGATCCGAGGTTCCTACAGTACTTTCAGAAATCATAATGAAACTTCTGGCAAAAAATGCAGAAGACAGATACCAAACCGCAAGAGGACTCCAAGGAGATTTGGAGAAGGCTTACGCACTCTGGAAAGAAAAGACAGACTTCCCTTCTTTCCCTCTTGCCCAAACAGATTTTTCTACTGAATTCAAGATCCCCCAAAAACTTTACGGAAGGGACGAGTATATCAAAACACTTTTGGAAGAATTCAAATCCGTTGCGACAAACGGAAGATCCAGAATGGTTTTGATCGGAGGATATTCCGGTGTGGGAAAATCTTCCTTAGTGAAGGAAATCAATAAGCCTCTCACAGAATCAAAAGGTTACTTTATTTCAGGAAAGTTCGATCAGTATAATCGCAACCTTCCTTTCTCAGCAATCATTCAAGTATTCTCCAGTTTGGTGGAATTGATACTGACCGAGTCTCCGGAAAGGATCGAAGCTTGGAAGAGTAAGATCAAAAAGGCAGTAGGTGCAAACGGAAAGGTGGTCACAGATGTGATCCCGGAACTCGAGATCATTATCGGGAAACAAGATCCTGTTCCGGAACTTGGGCCCCAAGAGAATGCGAACCGTTTTTATATAGTATTCCAAAACTTCATTAAGGTTTTTGCAAGTCCAGAACATCCACTCGCGATCTTTCTGGATGATATGCAATGGGCGGATACAGCTTCCTTAGAACTTCTCAAAAACCTGATGGAAGATGTAACCGTAAATTATCTTTTCATCATATTAGCTTATAGAGACAATGAGGTAGATTCTTCTCATCCTTTCCAAGTATTATTAGATACTCTGGAAAAAGAAGGCCTGGATCCGTATAAGATTGTTCTCCAACCTCTGGCATTAAAAGACGTAAGACAATTACTCTCAGACAGTCTTTATATTTCGGAAGATAAAACCTCCGAACTCGCGGAAATCATCCATTCCAAAACAGGAGGAAACCCATTCTTTATCGGGGAACTTCTGAAACAACTCGCTAAGGAAGACTCGGTCTATTTCGATCAGGGTTCCGGAAAACCTGGAGAAGGTCTCTGGAAATGGGATATCGCCAAGATTAGAAACACTAAGATTTCGGATAATGTTGTAGAACTTTTAGTAAACAGGATCCGTAAACTTTCTCCTAAGATCCAGGAGACCCTGGAGATGGCTGCATGTATTGGAAGTAGTTTCGACCTGGCACTTCTCACTCGGATTTTGGAAACTGATTACAAAACAGCGCTCGGCTCTTTACAAGAAACAATCGCGGAAGAATTGATCGTCCCAATCGGAGAGAATTATCGTCTTGCAGAATCTTTCGAGGAAACCGCAGCGAATAAGGATAAAAATTACCAAACTGCAAAAACAGTAACTTTCCGATTCCAACATGATAGGGTCCAACAAGCCGCTTACGAAATTATAGAAGAAGAAAAGAAAAAGAAGATCCGCCTGCAATTAGGAAGATTCCTGATAGAAGGAGCAGATTCAAAGCAGATCGAAGACAATATTTTCGATATTGCAAATCACATGAATATTGGCTCTGGATTGATTACAGAGTCCTCAGAAAAATTAAAATTAGCTCAGTTAGATTTAATCGCGGGAAAAAAGGCTAAAAATTCTACAGCTTATAAACCTGCGCTTTCTTATATCGCAAAGGCAAGAGAATTACTCTTCCTTCTTCCGGAAGCATCTCAAGGAGATGATGCTCTTTGGAATACTAAGTATGATCTTTGTTATTCTATTTTTAGAGAGTTGGGCGAAACCCAATATCTAACAGGAAACTTCGAAGATTCTCAGAAGACGATAGACACACTATTAAAATACGCAAGATCTCCGATCGAAAAAGCAGATGCTTGTAACCTATTAATCATCCAATACTCTGCTCTTGGAAAATTTGACTTAGCTCTTCCAATGATCATCAAGGCACTCCAACCATTAGGTGTGGATATTCCTGAAAAAGATCACGAAAAGGTAACGAATGAAGAAATAGAGATCGTAAACAAGGCCCTAGAAGAAAAGACAGTGGATTCCTTGTTGGACCTCCCACTGATCCAAAAACAAGAACAGATCATGGCAGTGAATCTACTTATCAGTGCTATTCCTACTGTTTATAATTTTGCATTATCCCTCTTCCCTATTGTTTCATTGAAGATGGTAAACCTATTCTTGAAGTATGGAAACCTTTCCGATCCTTATGGCTATTCTATGTATGCGATCCTTCTTACTTCAGGATTCCAACAATATAGAAAAGGTTACGAATTCGCAGAACTTGCCATAAAGGTAAGTGAAAAGTATAAAAATCCGAGCGGGATCACCAAGGCAGCGAATATTCTCGCGAACTACACAACTCCTTTCGTAAGACATTTAAAATATTCGGAAGAGATTAACCATAGAGGTATCCAAGCCAGTTTAGAATCAGGGGAATTCCTACATGGCGGTTACTGTGCAATGAACGACGCAGTAAACGTAGTTTTACAATCCAAGAATTTAGAATTAGTAAAACCTAAAATAGATGGTCTCTTAAAATTTACTCGCAAAGTAAAAAACAACTTAGCGATAGACACTGTTCTTGCATCTGCGTTGGTAGTTTCCAATCTAAGAGGAAAAACTTCCTCTCATTTAGAATTCTCCATCGATGATATGAGTGAGCAGGATTATATTGAATTATGTAATTCTCACCAAAGCCCTTTCCCTGTTTGTCTTTTCAAGATAATGAAAGCTAGAACCCTTCTTAGTTATGGAGAGTCAGAGAGTGCATTAAAAGAATTAGAAGAATCCGAAAGTATGCTTGGATTCATTTCTGGTCAGATCGCCGTAGAGGAACATGCTTATCTATATTCTTTAGCGATGGCCGCGAACTATAAACTTTCTACACAAGAACAAAAGGCTAAGTTCTTAGAAAGGATCAAGAAGAACCAAGAAAAGTTAAAACTTCTTTCTACAAATGCTCCAGAAAACTTCGAACATAAATTTCTTTTAGTAGAAGCTGAACTTGCAAGACTAGAATATAAGAACTGGAAAGCGGCTAAAACATACGAACAAGCAGTTCAACTTGCAGGCAAAAATGAATATTATAATGACGAGGCTTTAGCCGCAGAACTCGCATCCAAATTTTGGTTCTCCAAAGGAAGCGCTAAGATCGGGTCCCAGTACATCGCAGAAGCATACCAAAAATATGGAAGATGGGGAGCTACCAAAAAGCAGGAACTTCTCAAAGCCAAATTCCCTGAATTCATCCGAGACAAGGGCGGAAGGGACACCTTCCGCACTACCCGCACAATCGGGACCTTAAGCACAAGAACTGCTTCTGCTACGGAAGTATATTCCGGTCAGACTTTGGATTTCCAATCCATTCTCAAAAGTTCCACCGCAATCTCCGGAGAGATCAAACTAGAATCCTTATTGGATACTTTGATGCAGATCTCCATCGAGAACGTGGGAGCGGAAAAAGGAGTCATGATCTTAAGAAGGGACGGCAAACTTTTCGTAGAAGCGGAAGGTAGCACAACCGACGATGAGATCAGAGTTCTCCAGGGGATCCCGATCCAAGAAAGCAAAAATATACCTATCAGCGTTATCTACTATGTGGAGAGAACCAAAGAAGATCTGGTGCTGCGTAACGCATTCGCGGATGAGAAGTTCAACAAAGATCCGTATATTAGAGAAAGGAAAACAAAATCCGTTCTATGTTCTCCAATTATCAAGCAGGGAGAGCTGATTGGTATATTATATTTGGAGAATAATCTTTCCGAGGCTGCTTTCACTTCGGATAGACTGCAGACTATCTCCATTCTATCTTCTCAAGCAGCAATTTCCATCGACAACGCATTACTCTATGCGAATTTGGAAAGTAAAGTAGCAGAAAGGACCAAAGAGTTGGCTCAAGCCAACGACGATCTGGCATTAAAAAACCAGCATATTACGGATAGTATTACATATTCATTGAATATCCAGCAGGCTATTTTACCTTCTCCTGAAGTGTTAGGAAGCGCGCTTTCCGATTATTTTGTAGTATTCCGTCCAAAAGATATAGTATCAGGTGATTTTTACTGGTTTTCAAAACAGGAAGATACAATATATATCGCATCGGTAGATTGTACTGGCCACGGAGTTCCTGGAGCTCTTATGTCCATGATAGGAAATACTTTGCTCAATCAAATCGTGAACGAAATTGGCATTACTGATCCAGGTTCTATTTTAGAACAATTGCATAAAAAAGTAAGACAGGCCCTTAAACAGGACATGGACCAAACAAATTCCAGAGACGGAATGGATCTTTGTCTATTAAAGATTGAGGGAAATAATTTATACTTTGCGGGAGCAAAACGGCCTATTTTTATAGGAAAAGGCGGAGTCTTGACCGAAATTAAAGGTGATAGATTCTCGATCGGCGGCAGGCAAAAAGAAGAAACGCGAAAATTTACTACACACTCCATTCCCTTAGAAAAAGGAATACGTACGAGTGTTTACTTAACCACGGACGGCTTTATGGACCAGCCGAATCCGGACCGACAAAAAATTGGTACAAAAGGATTATTAAACTTCTTAAGCGGGATAGAACATCTTTCCTGTGAAGAACAAAAAGAACGTTTAGAATCCTTCCTATTAGCTCACCAAAATGGAGAAGCTCAACGGGACGACATAACACTAGTCGGTGTGATATTGGGGGGAAGATGA
- a CDS encoding SDR family NAD(P)-dependent oxidoreductase, whose product MKDKVALVTGGNAGIGKAIVQEFVSRGAKVIFCGRREEEGKKTEEEISKLGGNVKFFRCDVSDDSQVKELVQKAESEFGGLDYAVNNAAVGGLSTDLHQYPEKVWDKVIAVDLKGTWLCMKHEIELLLKRGGGSIVNVSSIAGLVGADWKVAPYSAAKHGVVGLTKSAALEYAEKKIRVNAVCPGFIRTEMLEGLFHSSSDPKEAEKRITRLHPVNRLSEPSEVAKAAVWLCSEEASFITGVALPVDGGYTAK is encoded by the coding sequence ATGAAAGATAAGGTCGCATTAGTCACAGGCGGGAACGCAGGTATCGGAAAAGCAATCGTACAGGAATTTGTTTCCAGAGGTGCGAAGGTGATATTCTGCGGTAGAAGAGAAGAAGAAGGAAAAAAAACCGAAGAGGAAATTTCCAAACTAGGTGGAAATGTAAAGTTTTTCCGATGTGATGTGTCTGATGATTCCCAAGTTAAAGAATTAGTACAGAAAGCCGAGTCAGAATTTGGAGGCCTGGATTATGCAGTGAATAATGCTGCGGTTGGTGGGCTCTCAACTGATCTACATCAATACCCGGAAAAAGTTTGGGACAAAGTGATCGCAGTGGACCTAAAAGGTACTTGGCTTTGTATGAAACATGAAATAGAACTTCTTTTAAAAAGAGGAGGGGGTTCTATCGTAAATGTTTCTTCTATCGCGGGACTAGTCGGTGCGGATTGGAAAGTTGCTCCATATTCTGCAGCAAAACATGGAGTCGTCGGGCTTACGAAATCTGCGGCCTTAGAATATGCAGAAAAAAAGATACGAGTGAACGCAGTTTGTCCTGGATTTATTAGGACAGAAATGTTAGAAGGACTGTTTCATTCTTCGTCTGATCCAAAAGAGGCGGAGAAAAGAATTACCAGATTACATCCTGTAAATCGACTTTCTGAACCGAGTGAAGTCGCTAAGGCGGCAGTTTGGTTATGTTCCGAAGAGGCTTCCTTTATTACTGGTGTTGCGCTTCCTGTGGACGGCGGCTACACTGCTAAATAA
- a CDS encoding CoA-transferase, giving the protein MPQESKHQTTKILSDPDSLVREFVKPGMYLHLATTMSRPNALIYSLSRVFEETNPEFTISVAGIHSSAHCLALSGIVKKMITGFAGDNYPKPSPNSLYKDLMKGKPFELELWSLLTLVQRLMAGAMKLPGFVSNSLVGSDLITDKLGKTAFLYHKLTEGKPYGEAASPHLVSESRGTKEKDMVVLLPLCPEITLVHGVVADEDGNIVLSQPGGEGAWGALAATKGVIATVEKIVPRGTVPPELVHIPSTKVLGIAPARFGAHPQSLRVQGFPDIPAFEGVESYLDDYEFQMEANKAAGIPAKAEKWYKENVILSGGHEDYLDLIGEVRLRRLKMTPPEHSLSSPENPKTVNDSEQMIILAARAIIEKVKTKGYKTILAGIGAAHMAAWTAAKLLEKEGIHIKIVAELGFYGMKPFAGDVFLFSQLHTQHCSMLSDIVSILGTIVPDDCLGVIGAAEVDWFGNINSVLDGKGNFLVGSGGANDIVSTADTIVVAKANRFRFVRKVKHITSPGDRVVEAVCQFGRFQRSSFSDHPFELSSWLAPASDDEMESEEAVLRYTLWLPPDEDLPIAQEPAINSDELTVLRELDPERIYTEQFMVYTRLP; this is encoded by the coding sequence ATGCCACAAGAATCGAAACATCAAACTACTAAGATTCTTTCTGATCCTGATTCTCTTGTACGGGAATTCGTTAAGCCAGGCATGTACTTACATTTAGCCACAACGATGTCTAGGCCAAATGCACTTATCTATTCTCTCTCTCGAGTTTTTGAAGAAACAAATCCTGAGTTCACTATCAGTGTTGCAGGTATTCATTCCAGCGCTCATTGCCTCGCTCTTTCCGGCATAGTAAAGAAGATGATCACAGGTTTTGCTGGAGATAATTATCCTAAACCAAGTCCAAATAGTTTGTATAAAGACTTGATGAAAGGAAAACCTTTCGAGTTGGAACTTTGGTCCCTTCTCACTTTAGTACAAAGATTGATGGCAGGAGCCATGAAACTTCCAGGATTTGTTTCTAACTCCTTAGTAGGGTCTGACCTAATTACGGACAAATTAGGAAAGACCGCTTTTTTATATCATAAGCTTACCGAAGGAAAACCTTACGGAGAAGCTGCAAGCCCTCATCTAGTTTCTGAAAGTAGAGGAACAAAGGAAAAGGACATGGTAGTCCTTTTACCATTATGCCCGGAGATCACATTGGTTCACGGAGTAGTAGCGGACGAAGATGGAAATATTGTTCTTTCTCAACCAGGCGGAGAAGGAGCCTGGGGTGCACTTGCAGCTACAAAAGGTGTGATCGCTACAGTTGAGAAGATCGTACCAAGAGGAACAGTCCCTCCTGAATTAGTGCATATACCAAGTACAAAAGTTTTGGGAATCGCTCCAGCAAGATTTGGAGCTCATCCTCAGTCGTTAAGAGTGCAAGGTTTTCCTGATATCCCAGCATTCGAAGGTGTGGAATCTTATCTGGATGATTACGAATTCCAAATGGAAGCTAATAAGGCGGCAGGCATTCCCGCTAAGGCTGAAAAATGGTATAAAGAAAATGTAATATTATCCGGAGGGCATGAAGACTATCTGGATCTGATCGGAGAAGTAAGACTTAGGCGTTTAAAGATGACTCCTCCGGAACATTCTCTTTCTTCTCCTGAAAATCCTAAAACTGTAAATGATTCAGAGCAGATGATCATTCTTGCAGCAAGGGCGATCATTGAGAAGGTCAAAACAAAAGGATACAAAACAATTCTAGCAGGGATTGGAGCCGCACATATGGCTGCATGGACAGCAGCCAAACTTCTAGAAAAAGAAGGGATCCATATCAAGATTGTCGCTGAGCTTGGATTTTATGGAATGAAACCTTTTGCTGGAGATGTTTTTCTCTTCAGCCAACTTCATACCCAACACTGCTCCATGTTATCTGATATAGTAAGTATATTAGGAACAATTGTACCTGATGATTGTTTGGGAGTGATTGGAGCTGCAGAAGTAGACTGGTTCGGAAATATCAACTCTGTCTTAGATGGAAAAGGAAACTTCTTAGTAGGCTCCGGAGGAGCGAATGATATCGTCTCTACTGCGGATACAATCGTTGTAGCAAAAGCGAATCGTTTTCGTTTCGTAAGAAAAGTAAAACATATCACTTCACCTGGAGACAGAGTGGTAGAAGCAGTTTGTCAATTCGGTAGATTCCAAAGATCTTCTTTTTCTGATCATCCTTTCGAACTGAGCTCTTGGTTAGCACCTGCATCCGACGATGAAATGGAATCAGAAGAAGCTGTTCTAAGATATACACTTTGGCTTCCACCTGATGAAGATCTTCCGATTGCCCAAGAGCCTGCAATCAATTCGGATGAATTGACTGTTCTTAGGGAATTGGATCCGGAAAGAATTTATACCGAACAATTTATGGTGTATACCCGTTTGCCTTAA
- a CDS encoding four helix bundle protein: MNSKAQTSQAEAEFPSEYYFSTEIPIRKIDLSLDIHVSFASVLDLVMEAHLQFFQYLGYSVTDIHGNSIIFANASIQYQGELLYKDKVIIDVSLDNFGEKSFDLYFRLSKRNRAEKVSVVKIRVLFFDYKLRKVVPIPSEFKNKFDTGKYIKMQSPEIGKEASNAVGPDGFVFGFRKLEVWNLSHVFLLHLYELCESWKGKVEPSLLEHIRSISSLLPVRIAGAWGTRIRAEKVKNILRAKVHLEELRYLLILVADLGKVDPSQELDDLQTINSHLKKYLNKVRTGETRKIR; the protein is encoded by the coding sequence ATGAATTCCAAAGCCCAAACTTCTCAGGCGGAAGCTGAGTTCCCTTCGGAATATTATTTTTCGACTGAGATTCCGATCCGTAAGATCGATCTGAGTTTGGACATACATGTTTCTTTTGCAAGTGTACTGGACCTTGTGATGGAGGCTCACCTCCAGTTCTTCCAATACCTTGGATATTCCGTCACAGACATACATGGGAATAGCATCATATTTGCTAATGCTTCCATACAATACCAGGGAGAATTATTATATAAGGATAAAGTGATTATAGACGTTTCCTTGGACAATTTCGGGGAAAAGTCTTTTGATCTATACTTTAGGCTTTCTAAAAGGAATCGAGCAGAGAAGGTCTCCGTCGTAAAGATCAGAGTTTTATTCTTTGATTATAAACTTAGAAAGGTAGTTCCGATCCCTTCTGAGTTCAAAAATAAATTTGATACTGGAAAATACATCAAGATGCAAAGTCCTGAGATCGGAAAAGAGGCCTCAAATGCAGTCGGCCCTGATGGATTTGTATTCGGATTTCGTAAACTAGAAGTATGGAATCTATCACATGTTTTCCTTCTCCATCTATATGAACTTTGCGAGAGCTGGAAAGGAAAAGTAGAGCCAAGTCTTTTAGAACATATCAGATCTATATCTTCCTTATTGCCTGTTAGGATCGCAGGAGCTTGGGGAACTCGGATTCGTGCGGAAAAAGTAAAAAATATATTAAGAGCAAAAGTTCATTTAGAAGAACTTAGATATCTTCTCATATTAGTCGCAGATTTAGGAAAAGTAGATCCTTCTCAAGAGTTAGATGATCTTCAGACAATCAATTCCCATCTAAAAAAATATCTGAATAAAGTCAGGACCGGAGAAACTAGAAAGATCCGATGA
- a CDS encoding acyl-CoA thioesterase, producing MEPFREREAEMSDAPKESFHFKTELVVRRSDTRSATVVGGLFVSHLTYETFIPLVNEVFDAFLESNSWSKANIAGANIIIPKMEVEYKSEAKAGDVLEFSAGVFNLGKKSCELYISASQKVSKEEVGLAKISLVFFDYVSKKTLEIPSAFRAKFEV from the coding sequence ATGGAACCCTTCCGAGAAAGAGAAGCTGAAATGTCAGATGCCCCAAAAGAGTCTTTTCACTTCAAGACAGAACTAGTTGTCCGCAGATCGGACACTAGAAGTGCCACCGTAGTAGGTGGACTTTTTGTTTCTCACCTAACTTATGAAACATTTATCCCTCTCGTAAACGAAGTATTTGATGCATTCTTAGAATCCAACTCATGGTCCAAGGCAAATATAGCAGGAGCCAATATCATTATTCCTAAAATGGAGGTGGAATATAAATCCGAAGCAAAAGCTGGAGACGTTTTAGAATTTTCGGCTGGAGTTTTTAATTTAGGGAAGAAGTCCTGCGAGTTGTATATCTCTGCTTCTCAAAAAGTTTCTAAAGAAGAAGTGGGACTTGCAAAAATTTCTCTAGTATTCTTTGACTATGTTTCTAAAAAAACTTTGGAGATCCCGTCCGCATTTAGGGCGAAATTCGAAGTATGA
- a CDS encoding ketoacyl-ACP synthase III: MANSKNLVSNGVRITGIGHYLPERIVTNDEIRPRLKYPEMHPAEKAVIGDIGVTERRRANEKETAQFMAAETSKMILKDAGKKPEDVDLFILANWTDRLYLPDLAPQASKLAGTSNSLAFDICTACTGFVHGVQMGSAFLSSGKYKNALVIGSERFSVRTRMGGYGEFTAGDAAAGVLLEYTGNKEFGIIDSFLKDDGDLASIIETGPGPNFYVKSYPELVTNAADLTLSSMDDLLKKNNVSLEEIDWVIPHPGTDVVVQDVLKRTKFPREKILLNFERVGNTSAASIPIALSEYYYKGTVKKGDLILSPAVGAGFYWGGLLYRL; this comes from the coding sequence ATGGCGAATTCTAAAAACCTAGTTTCGAACGGGGTTCGAATCACCGGGATTGGGCATTATCTCCCGGAGAGGATCGTCACTAACGATGAAATTCGACCTAGATTAAAATATCCTGAAATGCATCCTGCCGAAAAAGCTGTGATTGGCGACATAGGAGTAACTGAAAGAAGAAGGGCAAACGAAAAAGAGACTGCCCAGTTCATGGCTGCAGAAACCTCTAAAATGATCCTAAAAGACGCAGGAAAAAAACCGGAGGATGTGGACTTATTCATTCTAGCTAACTGGACAGATCGTCTTTATTTACCTGATCTTGCTCCTCAGGCTTCTAAACTTGCGGGAACTTCCAACTCATTAGCATTCGATATCTGTACCGCTTGTACCGGCTTCGTTCATGGAGTCCAAATGGGATCCGCGTTCCTAAGCAGCGGAAAATATAAGAACGCACTTGTAATCGGCAGCGAAAGATTTTCTGTCAGAACAAGGATGGGGGGCTACGGAGAATTCACAGCAGGTGACGCAGCAGCCGGAGTTTTGCTTGAATATACCGGAAACAAAGAATTCGGAATTATAGATTCTTTCTTAAAGGATGATGGAGATCTTGCTAGTATAATCGAAACAGGACCAGGCCCTAATTTTTATGTAAAAAGTTATCCGGAACTTGTGACCAACGCAGCGGATCTCACACTTTCCTCTATGGATGATCTATTAAAAAAGAATAATGTCTCATTGGAAGAAATAGATTGGGTAATCCCTCATCCCGGAACTGATGTTGTAGTGCAGGATGTTCTAAAAAGAACAAAATTTCCAAGAGAAAAAATACTTTTGAATTTTGAAAGAGTAGGAAATACTTCCGCTGCATCTATTCCAATTGCTTTATCCGAATATTATTATAAAGGGACCGTGAAAAAAGGTGATTTAATTCTTTCTCCTGCGGTTGGAGCAGGATTTTATTGGGGCGGACTTTTATATCGTCTCTAA